In Lytechinus variegatus isolate NC3 chromosome 12, Lvar_3.0, whole genome shotgun sequence, a single window of DNA contains:
- the LOC121425464 gene encoding uncharacterized protein LOC121425464 codes for MPKVKAKKITTAGARKGDDTPKRRPGRPRGPRATSTPASVDLGLGGGNNGPGRSGELNPSQSQVVDVDEKSGRPRSKVGDKMAELDLDLVGREGQAPVGRSIAWHEIVAQESDTGSSGQAQPAVSVPARSAGVAEDLGLDLVEVGVERSEPQAPRLSAVLGAPEPFISACDPLGVEVAISLKEKIWASEYIDLGVLLKHNNARDEFGALSVGDTTLSLCQSGSGLGLQLQPQSKAKKIMSVEQWTSVFLVFASIYAEKHIERSRELMKYMDLIRHAARAFAGYGWRDYDTQFRSKQARLPGRSWASVDAELWLMLVASNG; via the coding sequence ATGCCAAAGGTTAAGGCCAAGAAAATAACGACCGCAGGTGCGAGGAAGGGAGATGACACACCGAAGAGGAGGCCGGGTCGGCCGAGAGGTCCACGGGCGACGTCAACCCCCGCAAGTGTGGATCTGGGGCTGGGAGGCGGCAACAACGGGCCAGGAAGGAGCGGTGAGTTAAATCCCTCTCAGTCTCAAGTtgtcgatgttgatgaaaaaagtggtaggcctaggtctaaagttggtgataaaatggcagagctagatctagatctagtgggGCGGGAAGGCCAGGCGCCCGTGGGCAGATCTATTGCTTGGCATGAGATAGTAGCTCAGGAGTCGGATACCGGTAGCTCGGGGCAGGCTCAGCCAGCAGTTTCAGTGCCGGCGCGGTCGGCAGGGGTAGccgaagatctaggcctagatctagtggaggtcggtgttgagagatctgagccccaggcgcctaggctttctgccgtgttgggggcaccggaaccatttattagcgcatgcgacccactaggtgtggaagtggctatctcactgaaggaaaaaatttgggCAAGTGAATATATAGATTTGGGAGTGCTCCTTAAGCATAATAATGCACGTGATGAGTTTGGGGCCTTGAGCGTAGGTGACACCACTTTGAGTTTGTGTCAATCGGGATCTGGTCTTGGTTTGCAACTTCAACCTCAATCAAAGGCTAAGAAAATCATGTCGGTAGAGCAGTGGACTTCGGTGTTTCTAGTATTTGCCTCAATTTACGCTGAGAAGCACATTGAAAGGAGCAGGGAgctcatgaaatatatggatttgataaggcatgcagcccgtgcgtttgcaggttatggctggcgtgactatgacactcagtttaggagcaagcaggcgcgtttacccgggcgatcctgggcgagcgtcgacgccgagttgtggttgatgctggtggcctctaatggt